Proteins encoded together in one Chitinophaga lutea window:
- the hisF gene encoding imidazole glycerol phosphate synthase subunit HisF, with product MLTKRIIPCLDIKDGRTVKGVNFENIRDAGDPIELGALYAAQGADELVFLDITATNERRKTLSELVTRIARHINIPFTVGGGISSVEDVSVLLNAGADKVSVNTAAFRNPQLLNDLSREFGSQCIVLAIDTRFEDGDWFVYLNGGRVKTDIRTTDWATEAVERGAGEILLTSMNNDGTKQGFALDITGRLSQSLNVPIIASGGAGTMEHFADVFEKAQADAALAASIFHYKEMEIPDLKNYLYQRGIQIRF from the coding sequence ATGCTCACAAAACGCATCATACCCTGCCTCGACATTAAAGACGGCCGCACCGTAAAAGGTGTGAACTTTGAAAATATCCGCGACGCAGGCGACCCCATCGAACTGGGCGCTTTGTATGCCGCACAGGGGGCCGACGAACTGGTGTTTCTCGACATCACCGCCACCAACGAAAGAAGGAAAACATTGTCCGAACTGGTGACCCGCATCGCCCGGCACATCAACATCCCCTTCACGGTAGGCGGCGGCATTTCTTCCGTGGAAGACGTGAGCGTGCTGCTGAACGCAGGCGCCGATAAAGTGTCTGTCAACACCGCCGCCTTCCGCAACCCGCAGCTGCTCAACGACCTCTCCCGCGAATTCGGCAGCCAGTGCATCGTACTGGCCATCGATACCCGCTTTGAGGACGGCGACTGGTTCGTGTATCTCAACGGCGGCCGCGTGAAAACGGATATCCGTACCACCGACTGGGCTACCGAAGCCGTGGAGCGCGGCGCAGGCGAGATCCTGCTCACCTCCATGAACAACGACGGCACCAAACAGGGCTTCGCCCTCGATATCACCGGCCGTTTGTCGCAAAGCCTCAACGTGCCCATCATCGCCTCCGGCGGTGCCGGCACCATGGAGCATTTTGCGGACGTGTTCGAAAAAGCCCAGGCCGACGCCGCCCTCGCCGCCAGCATTTTTCACTACAAGGAGATGGAAATCCCCGACCTGAAAAATTATCTTTACCAGCGGGGGATACAAATCCGTTTCTGA
- a CDS encoding TlpA disulfide reductase family protein codes for MKMIASLMLCMAANFAAQAQLTVNGKIAAAEGQTLYFFSEDGSTRDSAVLGNGQFSFTTQSKPKADDLFALILKEQQYPLVLVADKPEITVQATAADWPVATSVKGGQQTLWMQEYHKAFKPVLSRLRELNTEAKSIDPDNEEAKAAFREKAGKFDEMVVATGTDFVKKHPSAQASLFLMYGDLRDRVSLGEFERLYGGLDAGLRNSRFGKNIGADIAARKKEKAETGIAKDFEQKDPSGKMVKLSSFRGKYVLIDFWASWCGPCRAENPNVVKAYNKFKDKNFTILGVSLDQSRQDWLDAIKEDQLTWTQVSDLKGWNNEAAALYRVRGIPQNFLVDPQGNIVASNLRGSALEQKLAEILR; via the coding sequence ATGAAGATGATTGCATCCCTGATGCTTTGTATGGCAGCTAATTTCGCTGCACAGGCGCAACTGACGGTGAATGGAAAAATTGCGGCGGCCGAAGGCCAGACGCTTTATTTTTTCAGTGAAGACGGCAGCACCAGGGACTCCGCCGTGCTGGGCAACGGGCAGTTTTCTTTTACCACCCAGTCAAAACCGAAGGCAGACGATCTGTTTGCCCTCATCCTGAAGGAACAGCAATACCCGCTGGTGCTGGTGGCCGACAAACCCGAGATCACCGTGCAGGCGACCGCCGCCGACTGGCCTGTGGCCACTTCGGTGAAGGGGGGCCAGCAGACCCTCTGGATGCAGGAATATCATAAAGCGTTCAAACCCGTGCTCAGCCGCTTGCGGGAGCTCAATACCGAAGCCAAATCCATCGACCCGGACAATGAAGAGGCCAAAGCCGCCTTCCGTGAAAAAGCCGGCAAGTTCGACGAAATGGTGGTAGCTACCGGAACGGATTTCGTAAAGAAACACCCCTCCGCGCAGGCCAGCCTGTTCTTAATGTACGGCGACCTCCGCGACCGCGTTTCCCTCGGGGAGTTCGAGCGCCTTTACGGCGGCCTGGACGCCGGGTTGCGGAACAGCCGTTTCGGCAAGAATATCGGGGCCGACATTGCCGCCCGCAAAAAAGAGAAAGCGGAAACCGGCATAGCGAAGGATTTCGAGCAGAAAGACCCTTCCGGCAAAATGGTGAAACTCTCCTCTTTCCGGGGTAAATATGTGCTGATCGACTTCTGGGCCAGCTGGTGCGGCCCCTGCCGCGCCGAGAACCCCAACGTGGTAAAGGCGTACAACAAATTCAAGGATAAGAACTTCACCATACTGGGCGTTTCGCTCGATCAGAGCCGGCAGGACTGGCTGGATGCCATCAAGGAAGACCAGCTCACCTGGACGCAGGTATCCGACCTGAAGGGCTGGAACAACGAAGCCGCGGCGCTCTACCGCGTAAGGGGCATCCCCCAGAATTTCCTCGTGGACCCGCAGGGGAACATTGTGGCCTCCAACCTCCGTGGCAGCGCCCTGGAGCAAAAGCTGGCAGAAATATTGCGGTAG
- a CDS encoding phosphoribosylanthranilate isomerase yields MKLKVCGITRKSDLDALVQLGVDYAGFIFYNKSPRFAGDKLDGRTVRETGRGIAKVGVFVNAAPSLIEQTVKDYGLDLVQLHGEESIAVCQQLRLTVPVIKVFHVGDEAAHAHAAPFMPVSDYFLFDTAGPAYGGTGKRFNWDLLRGYQLQQPFFLSGGIGPDDAEAVRQWQHPALFALDVNSRFEISPGVKDMEKVAGFLKNIKK; encoded by the coding sequence ATGAAGTTGAAAGTATGCGGCATCACCCGGAAAAGCGACCTTGATGCACTGGTGCAGCTGGGCGTGGATTATGCGGGTTTTATCTTTTATAACAAATCACCGCGCTTCGCAGGCGACAAGCTCGACGGGCGCACCGTGCGCGAAACCGGCAGAGGCATCGCCAAGGTGGGCGTATTCGTGAACGCCGCACCGTCGTTGATAGAACAGACGGTGAAAGATTACGGCCTCGACCTGGTGCAGCTCCATGGCGAAGAATCCATCGCCGTGTGCCAGCAGCTCCGTTTGACCGTTCCCGTGATCAAGGTGTTCCATGTGGGCGATGAAGCCGCGCATGCGCACGCGGCGCCGTTTATGCCGGTGAGCGATTATTTCCTGTTCGATACGGCCGGCCCCGCGTACGGCGGCACCGGCAAACGATTCAACTGGGATCTGCTCAGGGGCTATCAACTGCAGCAGCCCTTTTTTCTCAGCGGCGGCATCGGGCCCGATGATGCGGAAGCGGTGCGGCAATGGCAGCACCCGGCTTTGTTCGCGCTCGACGTGAACAGCCGTTTCGAAATTTCTCCCGGCGTGAAAGACATGGAAAAGGTCGCCGGCTTTCTGAAAAACATCAAAAAATAA
- the trpB gene encoding tryptophan synthase subunit beta, with product MNIAVNTSQSKYHVNEKGYFGNFGGAYIPEMLYPNVEELRQQYMQILADPSFQAEFDQLLRDYVGRPSPLYFASRLSQKYGAQIYLKREDLNHTGAHKINNTIGQILLAKRLGKKRIIAETGAGQHGVATATVCALMGLECIVYMGSVDIQRQAPNVARMQMLGATVVPATSGSKTLKDATNEAIRDWINNPVDTHYIIGSVVGPHPYPDMVARFQSVISEEIRKQLLEKTGKETPTYVIACVGGGSNAAGAFFHFTDDIDVELIAVEAAGKGVHSGFSAATSQLGRPGVIHASKTLLMQTDDGQIVEPHSISAGLDYPGVGPFHAHLYESGRAVFLNSTDNEALAAGYELSLLEGIIPALESAHALAKLTDLPLKKDEVVVVCLSGRGDKDLETYIKHLK from the coding sequence ATGAATATAGCGGTGAATACTTCGCAGTCCAAATATCATGTAAACGAAAAAGGATACTTCGGCAATTTCGGCGGCGCCTACATCCCCGAAATGCTGTACCCGAACGTGGAAGAACTCAGGCAGCAATACATGCAGATCCTGGCGGATCCTTCGTTCCAGGCGGAGTTCGACCAGCTGCTGCGCGACTACGTGGGCCGGCCTTCGCCTTTGTATTTCGCCAGCCGCCTCTCCCAGAAATATGGCGCGCAGATCTATCTCAAACGGGAAGACCTGAACCATACCGGCGCGCATAAGATCAACAATACCATCGGGCAGATACTGCTGGCCAAACGCCTCGGCAAAAAACGCATCATCGCGGAAACCGGCGCCGGCCAGCACGGTGTGGCCACCGCTACCGTGTGCGCATTGATGGGGCTGGAATGTATCGTGTACATGGGCAGTGTGGACATCCAGCGCCAGGCCCCCAACGTGGCCCGCATGCAGATGCTCGGCGCCACCGTGGTGCCCGCCACCAGCGGCAGCAAAACATTGAAAGACGCTACCAACGAAGCCATCCGCGACTGGATCAACAACCCAGTGGATACCCATTACATCATCGGTTCCGTGGTGGGGCCGCATCCTTACCCCGACATGGTGGCACGGTTCCAGTCGGTGATCAGTGAAGAAATCCGCAAACAGCTGCTCGAAAAAACCGGCAAGGAAACGCCCACCTATGTGATTGCCTGTGTAGGCGGCGGCAGCAATGCGGCCGGGGCTTTCTTCCATTTTACGGACGATATAGACGTGGAGCTGATTGCCGTGGAAGCAGCCGGTAAAGGGGTGCACAGCGGTTTTTCCGCCGCCACTTCGCAGCTGGGCCGCCCCGGTGTGATACATGCCAGCAAAACGCTGCTGATGCAAACGGACGACGGGCAGATCGTGGAGCCGCATTCCATTTCCGCCGGCCTCGACTATCCCGGTGTGGGCCCCTTCCATGCCCATCTCTACGAAAGCGGCCGCGCCGTGTTCCTCAACTCCACCGACAATGAGGCGCTCGCCGCCGGCTACGAGCTGAGCCTGCTCGAAGGCATCATCCCGGCGCTGGAGTCCGCGCACGCCCTGGCCAAACTCACCGACCTTCCGCTTAAAAAAGACGAAGTGGTGGTGGTGTGCCTCAGCGGCCGCGGCGATAAAGATCTTGAAACCTATATCAAACACTTAAAGTAA
- a CDS encoding carboxypeptidase-like regulatory domain-containing protein, translating into MRYFVTVVVGLLVTLAVTAQHRITGAVFNEKGQPLPFASAFLNQTTLGGRSTESGEFTIRQVPAGKYELIVSYLGYEPQLLPVEVNADVTGLKVTLRPKPGLLKEFVVKRNAERERWLKVFYSHFIGESTLAKQCRVLNSEVIDLEYDAGRQLLTASADDFVILENRALGYRVKFLLINFQYNMRSGYTLYYGNPLFEPMKAGNGRQQRQWEQNREAAYYGSTAHFYRSLIRRELAKDGFSVQKLVRKERTRDYVSPSPARQDSLGVKIQPPALFSRSVSYLYTAQLPYDSLYRPDGNGFSLIFRDHLYVVYSKEKEDRLYVAKHKPGQKTRPKEQVSVMSMLAPEVPLDVNGNIGSPVDIVVEQYWGWEKMAEMLPLDYKP; encoded by the coding sequence ATGAGATATTTCGTAACGGTGGTGGTTGGGCTGCTGGTAACCCTGGCAGTTACGGCACAACACCGGATCACCGGGGCGGTGTTCAACGAAAAGGGGCAGCCGCTGCCTTTCGCCAGCGCCTTCCTGAATCAAACCACCCTGGGCGGCCGCTCCACGGAAAGCGGGGAGTTTACCATCCGACAGGTACCGGCGGGGAAATATGAGCTGATCGTTTCCTACCTCGGGTATGAGCCGCAGCTGTTGCCGGTGGAAGTAAACGCGGATGTTACGGGCCTTAAAGTGACCCTCCGTCCCAAACCGGGGCTGTTGAAGGAGTTCGTGGTAAAACGCAATGCGGAGCGGGAACGGTGGCTGAAAGTATTTTACAGTCACTTCATCGGGGAAAGCACCCTGGCCAAACAATGCAGGGTGCTCAACAGTGAGGTGATAGACCTGGAATACGATGCGGGCCGGCAGTTGCTCACCGCCAGCGCGGATGATTTTGTGATATTGGAGAACAGGGCGCTGGGCTACCGGGTGAAGTTCCTGCTCATCAATTTCCAGTACAACATGCGCAGCGGTTACACCCTGTATTACGGCAACCCGCTGTTTGAGCCGATGAAAGCGGGGAACGGCCGCCAGCAGCGGCAGTGGGAGCAGAACAGGGAAGCGGCGTATTATGGTTCCACGGCGCATTTTTACCGGAGCCTGATCAGAAGGGAATTGGCGAAAGACGGGTTCAGCGTGCAGAAGCTGGTCAGGAAAGAAAGGACGCGGGATTATGTATCGCCTTCGCCAGCCCGGCAGGATAGTTTGGGTGTGAAGATACAGCCCCCGGCCCTGTTTTCCCGCAGCGTCAGCTACCTGTACACCGCGCAACTGCCTTACGATAGCCTGTACAGGCCCGACGGCAACGGGTTTTCCCTGATCTTCCGCGACCATCTCTATGTGGTGTATTCAAAAGAAAAGGAAGACCGGCTGTACGTGGCAAAACATAAACCCGGGCAGAAAACGCGCCCGAAGGAACAGGTGTCCGTGATGAGCATGCTGGCGCCGGAAGTTCCGCTGGACGTTAACGGTAATATCGGTTCGCCGGTAGATATTGTGGTGGAGCAATACTGGGGCTGGGAAAAAATGGCGGAAATGCTGCCGCTCGATTATAAACCGTAA
- the hisA gene encoding 1-(5-phosphoribosyl)-5-[(5-phosphoribosylamino)methylideneamino]imidazole-4-carboxamide isomerase, with protein sequence MEIKRITTDETLQLRRDVMYPHWSLDQVKMDHDAEGLHYGLFANGEMVSVVSLFISGRTAQFRKLATAVHHQGKGYGKVMMAHLAKVSREHGVTTLWCNARASAENFYLRLGFRRISELFYKDNIAFYKMDISLEPAAKQRFTIIPAIDVIGGKCVRLTQGDYAQKTVYNEHPLEVAKEFEDAGVTRLHLVDLDGAKAGAVVNWKVLEEIAGKTSLVVDFGGGIKKEADLKIVFESGAALATIGSIAVKDPQLFFSWLATYGADKIFLGADVKGEQLAVGGWLETTDTSIYDFLRANLDKGVKEVFCTDIAKDGLLQGPSTGLYKKIIEAVPGIRLTASGGVSNIADVHELEAAGLAGVIIGKAIYEGKISLDELKKML encoded by the coding sequence GTGGAAATAAAAAGAATCACCACAGACGAAACCCTGCAGCTGCGCAGGGACGTGATGTACCCGCACTGGAGCCTCGACCAGGTGAAGATGGACCACGACGCGGAAGGCCTGCACTACGGGCTGTTCGCCAACGGTGAAATGGTTTCCGTGGTGTCGCTGTTTATCAGCGGCCGCACCGCACAGTTCCGCAAGCTCGCCACGGCCGTGCATCACCAGGGCAAAGGCTACGGCAAAGTAATGATGGCCCACCTGGCCAAAGTATCGCGGGAGCACGGCGTTACCACCCTGTGGTGCAACGCCCGTGCCAGCGCCGAAAACTTCTACCTGCGGCTGGGCTTCAGGCGCATCAGTGAATTATTTTACAAAGACAATATAGCTTTCTATAAAATGGACATCAGCCTGGAACCGGCCGCCAAACAGCGTTTTACCATCATTCCCGCCATCGATGTCATCGGCGGGAAATGTGTGCGCCTCACGCAGGGCGACTATGCCCAAAAGACCGTTTACAACGAGCATCCGCTCGAAGTAGCCAAAGAATTTGAAGACGCCGGCGTAACCCGCCTGCACCTGGTAGACCTCGACGGCGCCAAAGCCGGCGCCGTGGTGAACTGGAAAGTGCTGGAAGAGATTGCCGGTAAAACTTCGCTGGTCGTTGATTTTGGCGGCGGCATCAAAAAAGAGGCCGACCTGAAGATCGTATTCGAATCCGGCGCGGCCCTCGCCACCATCGGCAGCATCGCCGTGAAGGATCCCCAGCTGTTCTTCAGCTGGCTGGCCACGTATGGGGCAGACAAAATCTTCCTCGGCGCCGACGTGAAAGGAGAACAGCTGGCCGTAGGCGGCTGGCTCGAAACCACCGATACCAGTATTTACGATTTCCTCCGCGCCAATCTCGACAAAGGCGTGAAGGAAGTGTTCTGTACAGACATCGCGAAAGACGGTTTGCTGCAGGGCCCTTCCACCGGACTGTACAAAAAAATAATCGAAGCCGTGCCCGGCATCCGCTTAACCGCCAGCGGCGGCGTCAGCAACATCGCCGACGTGCACGAACTGGAAGCGGCGGGCCTGGCCGGGGTGATTATCGGGAAGGCGATTTACGAAGGAAAGATCTCATTGGATGAACTGAAAAAAATGCTGTAA
- the trpC gene encoding indole-3-glycerol phosphate synthase TrpC, producing MKNILAEIVAHKEKEVADRMARRGVDELERSPMFSRDALSLRSFLKQPHRTGIIAEFKRKSPSKGIINDTANVQDVTAAYARNGASGLSVLTDQQFFGGSMDDLQQARAVNNIPILRKDFVIGEYQIVEAKAIGADVILLIAECLTKEEIKHLAAFAHNLGLEVLLEVHSGDQLDKITPHTHLIGINNRDLKTFQVDIHRSMELLKQIPAEYSKVAESGMDDPATIVTLKQAGFDGFLIGEHFMKAADPGNAFELFTRSLKEKLGQS from the coding sequence ATGAAGAATATTTTAGCTGAAATAGTTGCACATAAAGAAAAGGAAGTGGCCGACAGGATGGCGCGCCGCGGCGTGGATGAGCTGGAACGCTCGCCCATGTTCAGCCGCGACGCTTTATCGCTGCGCAGCTTCCTCAAACAACCGCACCGTACCGGCATCATCGCCGAGTTCAAGCGGAAGTCGCCTTCCAAAGGCATCATCAATGATACGGCCAACGTACAGGACGTAACGGCCGCTTACGCCCGCAACGGCGCATCCGGCCTGAGCGTGCTCACCGACCAGCAGTTTTTCGGGGGCTCGATGGACGACCTGCAGCAGGCCCGCGCCGTGAACAACATTCCCATTCTCCGGAAAGATTTTGTGATCGGCGAATACCAGATCGTGGAAGCCAAAGCCATCGGCGCGGATGTGATTTTGCTCATCGCCGAATGCCTCACCAAAGAAGAGATCAAACACCTCGCCGCCTTCGCGCATAACCTCGGCCTGGAAGTGCTGCTGGAAGTGCATAGCGGCGACCAGCTGGATAAAATCACCCCGCACACCCATCTCATCGGTATTAACAACCGCGACCTGAAAACGTTTCAGGTAGACATCCACCGTTCCATGGAGCTGCTCAAACAGATACCCGCGGAATACAGCAAGGTGGCCGAAAGCGGCATGGACGACCCGGCTACCATCGTTACGCTGAAGCAGGCGGGTTTCGACGGGTTCCTGATCGGCGAGCATTTCATGAAAGCGGCCGACCCCGGCAACGCCTTCGAATTGTTCACCCGTTCCTTAAAAGAAAAACTGGGCCAGTCATGA
- the hisH gene encoding imidazole glycerol phosphate synthase subunit HisH — protein sequence MKTAILKYNAGNIRSVLFALDRLGVEATVTDDPEELRSADKVIFPGVGEASTAMNYLKERRLDELIKDLKQPVLGICLGMQLLCKHSEENDTECMGIFDLPVKKFQSPVKNLLKIPQIGWNNIAGLHSTLFEHVPENSYMYFVHSYYVALGPDTTAIANYIINYSAALHKDNFYAVQFHPEKSADAGQQLLDSFLKL from the coding sequence ATGAAGACAGCCATCCTGAAATACAACGCCGGCAACATCCGTTCCGTGCTTTTCGCGCTCGACAGGCTGGGCGTGGAAGCAACGGTGACAGACGACCCGGAGGAACTGCGCAGTGCGGACAAGGTGATATTCCCCGGTGTGGGAGAAGCCAGCACCGCCATGAACTACCTGAAGGAACGCCGGCTCGACGAGCTGATCAAAGACCTGAAGCAGCCCGTGCTGGGCATCTGCCTCGGTATGCAGCTGCTGTGCAAACATTCGGAAGAAAACGATACCGAATGTATGGGCATCTTCGACCTGCCGGTGAAGAAGTTCCAGTCGCCCGTAAAGAACCTGCTGAAAATACCGCAGATCGGCTGGAACAACATTGCGGGCCTGCACAGCACGCTTTTCGAGCATGTGCCGGAAAACTCGTACATGTATTTCGTGCACAGCTACTACGTGGCCCTCGGGCCGGACACGACGGCCATCGCCAATTATATCATCAATTATAGCGCTGCCCTGCATAAGGATAACTTCTATGCCGTGCAGTTTCACCCGGAGAAGTCGGCCGACGCCGGCCAGCAGCTCCTGGACAGCTTTCTGAAACTCTGA
- a CDS encoding TlpA disulfide reductase family protein translates to MKKLLMAAVLFSPVALFAQGKEKEVPYEVRGSIAQQEKPTKLYFRVRKDGKMFTDSVTTPDGRFLFAGTIPEPTTAQLFASIPSTPDNPMGRKEVAVLFIGGGTNTISISDIAAKPVTGGTKHQEAFNRLNSLTENVVKQSMELNKEYRALYNAKDEAGMKKLEARFEELEASHKAIMRKYLTDDPHSPIGMYVLNQVAGYELNVGEVEPLFNALSKEARATPTGKQFAYRLELAKKLSPGQPAIEFSQNDPEGKAVTLASFRGKYVLIDFWASWCGPCRAENPNVVSAFNKYKDKGFTILGVSFDENKEKWVEAVKKDQLTWTQVSDLKGWANEVGKLYGIRAIPQNLLLDPQGKIVAKNLRGEDLDSKLAELFK, encoded by the coding sequence ATGAAGAAATTGTTGATGGCAGCGGTGCTTTTCAGCCCCGTTGCGCTGTTTGCGCAGGGAAAAGAGAAAGAGGTTCCCTACGAAGTTCGTGGGAGCATCGCGCAGCAGGAAAAACCGACCAAATTGTATTTCAGGGTTCGAAAAGACGGGAAGATGTTTACCGACAGCGTGACCACGCCCGATGGCCGCTTCCTCTTTGCCGGCACCATCCCCGAGCCCACCACCGCCCAACTGTTCGCCTCCATCCCTTCCACGCCCGATAACCCGATGGGCAGAAAGGAAGTGGCCGTGTTGTTCATCGGCGGCGGCACCAATACGATCTCCATTTCCGATATCGCTGCCAAACCCGTTACCGGCGGTACCAAACACCAGGAAGCCTTTAACAGGCTCAACAGCCTCACCGAGAATGTGGTGAAACAGAGCATGGAGCTGAACAAGGAATACCGGGCGCTGTACAACGCCAAAGACGAGGCCGGCATGAAAAAACTGGAAGCCCGCTTTGAAGAGCTGGAAGCCAGCCATAAGGCCATCATGCGCAAGTACCTCACCGACGATCCCCATTCGCCCATCGGGATGTATGTACTGAACCAGGTGGCCGGTTACGAGCTGAATGTGGGCGAAGTGGAGCCCCTGTTCAACGCCCTGTCCAAAGAAGCCCGCGCCACGCCTACCGGCAAACAGTTCGCCTACCGCCTTGAGCTGGCGAAGAAACTGTCGCCCGGCCAGCCCGCCATCGAGTTCAGCCAGAACGATCCTGAGGGGAAAGCCGTTACCCTGGCTTCTTTCCGTGGCAAATACGTGCTGATCGACTTCTGGGCCAGCTGGTGCGGTCCCTGCCGCGCTGAAAACCCCAACGTGGTGAGCGCTTTCAACAAGTATAAAGACAAAGGTTTCACCATCCTCGGCGTTTCTTTCGACGAAAACAAGGAGAAATGGGTGGAAGCCGTTAAAAAAGACCAGCTCACCTGGACGCAGGTATCCGACCTGAAAGGCTGGGCCAATGAAGTAGGGAAACTCTACGGCATCCGCGCCATCCCGCAGAACCTCCTCCTCGACCCGCAAGGGAAGATCGTGGCCAAGAACCTCCGTGGCGAAGACCTCGACAGCAAACTGGCGGAATTGTTCAAATAG
- a CDS encoding BlaI/MecI/CopY family transcriptional regulator: MEKLTKQEEAAMQAIWKTGNGFVKDFLEAHTDPKPPYTTLASTIKNLEKKGYVDARKIGNVYEYTATIEEGEYKKKFMSGFVKDYFENSYKELVTFFARDKKISPDELKEIIRMIEKK; the protein is encoded by the coding sequence ATGGAAAAGCTGACCAAACAAGAGGAAGCGGCGATGCAGGCGATCTGGAAAACAGGGAACGGTTTTGTGAAAGACTTCCTGGAGGCGCATACCGATCCCAAACCGCCGTACACCACGCTGGCGTCTACCATCAAGAACCTTGAGAAAAAGGGGTATGTGGATGCGCGCAAGATCGGTAACGTGTATGAATATACCGCCACCATCGAGGAAGGGGAGTACAAGAAAAAGTTCATGAGCGGGTTTGTGAAAGACTACTTCGAAAATTCCTACAAGGAGCTGGTGACGTTTTTTGCGAGGGATAAAAAGATCAGTCCCGATGAGTTGAAAGAGATCATCCGCATGATCGAGAAGAAATAA
- the hisIE gene encoding bifunctional phosphoribosyl-AMP cyclohydrolase/phosphoribosyl-ATP diphosphatase HisIE produces the protein MQVNFAKSPDGLVPAVIQDAITSKVLMLGYMNQEALDKTLAEKKVTFFSRSKNRLWTKGEESGNFLHLVSAAIDCDQDTLLLKVHPVGPVCHTGADTCWNEENIDSTSFLHSLEQVIRDRRANPTEKSYTASLFAKGINKIAQKVGEEAVEVVIEAKDNNDELFLNESADLLFHYLILLQAKGFTLEDVISILKNRHK, from the coding sequence ATGCAGGTAAATTTTGCTAAGTCGCCCGACGGGCTGGTGCCCGCCGTCATACAGGACGCGATAACGTCCAAAGTGCTGATGCTGGGCTATATGAACCAGGAAGCGCTCGACAAAACGTTGGCGGAAAAGAAGGTGACGTTTTTCAGCCGTTCCAAAAACAGGCTGTGGACGAAGGGAGAGGAGAGCGGCAATTTCCTCCACCTGGTGAGTGCGGCGATCGATTGCGACCAGGACACGCTGCTGCTGAAAGTGCATCCCGTGGGCCCTGTTTGCCACACCGGCGCAGATACCTGCTGGAACGAGGAAAACATCGACAGCACATCGTTCCTGCACAGCCTCGAACAGGTGATCCGCGACCGCAGGGCCAACCCCACGGAGAAGTCGTACACCGCCTCCCTGTTTGCCAAAGGCATCAACAAAATCGCGCAGAAAGTGGGCGAGGAAGCGGTGGAAGTGGTAATTGAAGCGAAAGACAACAACGACGAGCTGTTCCTCAATGAGTCGGCCGACCTGTTGTTCCATTATTTGATATTATTGCAGGCCAAGGGCTTTACGCTGGAGGACGTGATCAGCATATTGAAAAACAGGCATAAATAA
- the trpA gene encoding tryptophan synthase subunit alpha, whose protein sequence is MNRIDQLFSTKGQQILSIYYTAGFPGLNDTLAILEALQQSGVDMVELGMPFSDPLADGPVIQDSSTRAIANGMRISVLFEQLKGFRDRITIPVILMGYINPVLQFGVENFCRECAAAGIDGLILPDLPMDEYESDYRPLFEKYGLHLIFLVTPETTEARIRKIDSVSKGFVYAVSSSSTTGKNKDMSSAEAYFARLKSMNLQNPVMVGFGIRDKKTFETACASCNGAIIGTAFVKAIENSTNLQTDIPAFIKGVIA, encoded by the coding sequence ATGAACCGCATTGATCAGTTATTCAGTACCAAGGGTCAGCAAATCCTCTCCATATACTACACGGCCGGGTTTCCCGGGCTCAACGATACCCTCGCCATCCTCGAGGCCCTGCAACAGAGCGGGGTGGATATGGTGGAACTGGGCATGCCTTTTTCCGATCCCCTGGCCGACGGCCCGGTGATTCAGGACAGCAGCACCCGCGCCATCGCCAACGGCATGCGCATCAGCGTGCTGTTCGAACAGCTGAAGGGTTTCCGCGACCGTATCACCATCCCGGTTATCCTGATGGGGTACATCAACCCCGTATTGCAGTTCGGGGTGGAGAACTTCTGCCGCGAATGCGCCGCCGCCGGCATCGACGGGCTCATCCTGCCCGATCTGCCGATGGACGAATACGAAAGCGACTACCGCCCGTTGTTCGAAAAATACGGCCTGCACCTCATCTTCCTGGTAACCCCGGAAACCACCGAGGCCCGCATCCGGAAAATCGACAGCGTGAGCAAAGGGTTCGTGTACGCCGTGTCCTCCTCTTCCACCACCGGCAAGAACAAAGACATGAGCAGCGCCGAAGCCTATTTTGCGCGGCTGAAAAGCATGAACCTGCAAAACCCCGTAATGGTAGGGTTCGGCATCCGCGACAAAAAGACTTTCGAAACGGCCTGCGCCAGCTGCAACGGGGCAATTATCGGCACCGCTTTTGTAAAAGCCATCGAAAACAGTACTAACTTGCAGACAGATATTCCGGCATTTATCAAAGGCGTTATTGCCTGA